The DNA region GTCCCCAAAATAGCCAAGGGGCCCGGTCGCCTTCGTGAACGAAGCGACCGGACCCCAGCAATCGGCTGATCAGCCCTTGAACGGGTACTTGCTGTCCAGGTCGTAGTTCAGTTCGACGACGTTGACCGTGGGCTCACCCATGAAGCCCAGGGCCCGCCCGCTCTTGTGCGCGTCCACCACGGCCTTGATCTGGTCGACGGACACGTTGCGCGCCTTGGCGACTCGCGCCACCTGGATGGCCGCGTACTCCGGGGAGATCTGCGGGTCCAGGCCGGAGCCCGAGGCGGTGACGGCGTCGGCCGGGACCGGGGTGTCGACCGGGGCAGCGCCCCGGATCGGCACGATCTGGCCGGCCGAGTAGTCCTCGCCGCGCTTGGCGCACTCCACCTTCACGCCCTCGTACGCCTCCTGGAACGGAGTGGTCGCGTGCTTCGGGTCGGTGGAGCAGGGCTCGTTGACGCTGATCACCTGGGTCGGGTGGGTGACCAGGCCGTGCGCGTCACGGTCGCCCATGACCGCCAGCACCGAGCCGACGCCGCCGGAGGTGCAGTACGGCCGGCTGCCGTCCACGCCTTCGAGCTGTCCGACCGCCTGGCTGCGTGCGCAGACGGTGCTGAGCAGGCTGTGCTTGTCCTTGCTCGGATCCGTGGCGTCGAGGGTGTCCACGATCGACTCCGGGCCCATATTGCCGAAGGCCGTATTGGTGGGGTCGTAGCCGTCGGGGATGCTGCCGTCGGCCGGGGCGGAGTTGGACGGGCGCGTCTGGAAGTACTGCACCAGCGCGTTGCCCTTGCCGTCGGTGAACGCCTGCCCGATCAGGCTGGAGCCCACCAGTTTTCCGTCCTTGGTGATCAGCGAGCCGTCGGCCTTGTCCTTCAGTCCCGGCAGCTGCGAGACACCGAGAACTACTGCGGGATAGATGATTCCGGTGATCACGGTGAGCACCAGCAGCGCTCGCAGCGCTGCGATGTGTTGCCTGATCCAGGCTGACATACGCATTAGGACATCCCGGGGAAGAATTGAATGACAAGGTCGATGAGCTTGATCCCGATGAACGGCGCGATGATGCCACCGAGTCCGTACACATAGAGATTGCGGCTCAACAGTTTCGACGC from Nocardia tengchongensis includes:
- a CDS encoding potassium-transporting ATPase subunit C, which gives rise to MRMSAWIRQHIAALRALLVLTVITGIIYPAVVLGVSQLPGLKDKADGSLITKDGKLVGSSLIGQAFTDGKGNALVQYFQTRPSNSAPADGSIPDGYDPTNTAFGNMGPESIVDTLDATDPSKDKHSLLSTVCARSQAVGQLEGVDGSRPYCTSGGVGSVLAVMGDRDAHGLVTHPTQVISVNEPCSTDPKHATTPFQEAYEGVKVECAKRGEDYSAGQIVPIRGAAPVDTPVPADAVTASGSGLDPQISPEYAAIQVARVAKARNVSVDQIKAVVDAHKSGRALGFMGEPTVNVVELNYDLDSKYPFKG